The nucleotide sequence cccccccccccccccccccccccccccccccccccccccccccccccccccccccccccccccccccccccccccccccccccccccccccccccccccccccccccccccccccccccccccccccccccccccccccccccccccccccccccccccccccccccccccccccccccccccccccccccccccccccccccccccccccccccccccccccccccccccccccccccccccccccccccccccccccccccccccccccccccccccccccccccccccccccccccccccccccccccccccccccccccccccccccccccccccccccccccccccccccccccccccccccccccccccccccccccccccccccccccccccccccccccccccccccccccccccccccccccccccccccccccccccccccccccccccccccccccccccccccccccccccccccccccccccccccccccccccccccccccccccccccccccccccccccccccccccccccccccccccccccccccccccccccccccccccccccccccccccccccccccccccccccccccccccccccccccccccccccccccccccccccccccccccccccccccccccccccccccccccccccccccccccccccccccccccccccccccccccccccccccccccccccccccccccccccccccccccccccccccccccccccccccccccccccccccccccccccccccccccccccccccccccccccccccccccccccccccccccccccccccccccccccccccccccccccccccccccccccccccccccccccccccccccccccccccccccccccccccccccccccccccccccccccccccccccccccccccccccccccccccccccccccccccccccccccccccccccccccccccccccccccccccccccccccccccccccccccccccccccccccccccccccccccccccccccccccccccccccccccccccccccccccccccccccccccccccccccccccccccccccccccccccccccccccccccccccccccccccccccccccccccccccccccccccccccccccccccccccccccccccccccccccccccccccccccccccccccccccccccccccccccccccccccccccccccccccccccccccccccccccccccccccccccccccccccccccccccccccccccccccccccccccccccccccccccccccccccccccccccccccccccccccccccccccccccccccccccccccccccccccccccccccccccccccccccccccccccccccccccccccccccccccccccccccccccccccccccccccccccccccccccccccccccccccccccccccccccccccccccccccccccccccccccccccccccccccccccccccccccccccccccccccccccccccccccccccccccccccccccccccccccccccccccccccccccccccccccccccccccccccccccccccccccccccccccccccccccccccccccccccccccccccccccccccccccccccccccccccccccccccccccccccccccccccccccccccccccccccccccccccccccccccccccccccccccccccccccccccccccccccccccccccccccccccccccccccccccccccccccccccccccccccccccccccccccccccccccccccccccccccccccccccccccccccccccaccatcTCTTGTTAGTAGCCTTCATCTCTCTGTCCTCTCCCTGCACAGATCGAGCCTGGACGTGCTGCccagagggctggaggaggtttcaaagaagctgctgtttcctgTCCCTTGCTAGGATGAACTGGGCTGAGAGTGAGCAGaactgctctgggatgggctcccagctgGTGGTGATCaacagcaaggcagagcaggtgggtgcccagggctgagagAGGGAGCCAGCAGGCAGAGACACAGTGCTGGGCCCTGGAGGGGACTCAGAGCCCCTCCTTgtcctgcaggggagggggaatgTCCTGTCTGCACCTCTGAAGCACCAGCCCCCCTCTG is from Ficedula albicollis isolate OC2 unplaced genomic scaffold, FicAlb1.5 N01309, whole genome shotgun sequence and encodes:
- the LOC107604503 gene encoding C-type lectin domain family 4 member D-like, whose protein sequence is RAWTCCPEGWRRFQRSCCFLSLARMNWAESEQNCSGMGSQLVVINSKAEQEFLFEQIKQPPERENFYIGLFEVKVGQWQWVDKTPYNVTAA